A single genomic interval of Penaeus vannamei isolate JL-2024 chromosome 33, ASM4276789v1, whole genome shotgun sequence harbors:
- the RpS23 gene encoding small ribosomal subunit protein uS12 codes for MGKPRGIRTARKHVNHRREQRWHDKDYKKAHLGTRWKANPFGGASHAKGIVLEKIGIEAKQPNSAIRKCVRVQLIKNGKKISAFVPRDGCLNFIEENDEVLVSGFGRKGHAVGDIPGIRFKVVKVANVSLLALYKEKKERPRS; via the exons ATGG GTAAGCCTCGTGGAATCCGTACTGCCCGTAAGCATGTGAACCACCGCCGTGAACAAAGATGGCACGATAAGGACTACAAGAAAGCCCATTTGGGAACTCGCTGGAAGGCCAACCCCTTTGGTGGTGCCTCCCATGCTAAGGGCATTGTCCTTGAGAAAAT CGGCATTGAGGCCAAACAGCCTAACTCTGCCATCCGTAAGTGCGTTCGAGTCCAGCTTATCAAGAATGGCAAGAAGATCTCTGCTTTTGTCCCCCGGGATGGTTGCTTGAACTTTATTGAAGAGAACGATGAAGTGTTAGTGTCAGGATTTGGTCGTAAGGGCCATGCCGTCGGTGATATTCCCG GTATCCGTTTCAAGGTAGTGAAGGTCGCCAACGTTTCCCTGCTTGCTCTGtacaaggagaaaaaggagaggccTCGTTCTTAA